The DNA segment TCGACGTGAAGCTGCACTACTTCGAAGTCGCGCAGTACGACCACGGCACCTACGAGCTCGTCGTGCCGACCACGATCGGCCCGCGCTTCATCCCGGCGAAGGGCGTCCCCGACGCCGACCGCGTCACCCCTGGATACAGCAAGAGCTCCGGCGCGAAGATCGGTATCGTCGCGAAGATCGACGGAGGCGCCAAGCTCGAGAGCGTGTCCACGCCGGCGTGGGACACCGAAATCAAGCAGCCGACGGCCGGCGTCGCCGAGGTGAAGCTGAAGAACGGCGACCTCGAAATCCCCAATCGCGACTTCGTGCTTCGCTGGCGCCTCGAGGCGGACTCGTTCGCCTCCGCGCTCTTCACCCACCGCTCGCCCGAGGACAAGTCCGGCTCCGGCTACCTCACGCTCATGCTCGAGCCGAAGCACGACGTCGTCCCGAGCGAGATCGCCCCGCGCGAGCTCGTGTTCCTCCTCGACACCTCCGGCTCCATGCGCGGCCCGCCCCTCGCCGCCGCGGTGAAGGCGGTGAACCACGCGATCGACGAGCTGGGCCCGCACGACACGTTCCAGATCATCGATTTTGCCGATACCGCGTCGACGTTCGCGCCGCGGCCAATCCCGAATACGCCGGAGAACCGCCGCCGCGGCCACGACTACATTTCGCATTTGCGGGCGAGCGGCGGGACGAATCAGCTCGCCGGGATCCACGCCGCGCTCTCGCTCCCCGGCGACGAGAGCCGCACCCGCTACGTCGTCTTCATGACCGACGGGTTCATCGGCAACGACGCGGAGGTCATCGCCCTCACGCGCCGCGAGATCGGCCGCGCGCACGTCTTTTCGTTCGGCGTCGGCTCGAGCGTCAATCGCTATCTCCTCGACGAAGTGGCCATTGCCGGCCGCGGCTATGCCGAATACATGCGCGGCGACGACGCGGCCGAGCTCGTCGATCGCTTCTACACGCGTATCGGGCTCCCGTTCCTCACCGACATCGAGATCGACTGGGGCGGCCTCGCGGTGACCGACACGCGGCCGACCGCGCTCCCGGACCTCTCCGCGCTCTCGCCGCTCGTCCTCCACGCGCGCTACACGAAGCCGGGCGAGGGCGACGTCACGATCAAGGGCCGCGTCGGCGGGAGGCCGCGCACGCAGAAGCTCCACGTCGTGCTCCCGGCCGAGGCGCGCGACCACGGCGCGATCGAGAAGCTCTGGGCGCGCGAGACGATCGCGGGCCTCGAGCGCGTCCCGCGGGCGAAGTTGAACGTCGTGGAGATCACGCGCGTCGCCGTCACGCACGGTCTGATGAGCAAGTACACCTCGTTCGTCGCGATCGACTCCGCCGGACCGGGGAACGACCACGGCTCGCCGCTGCTCGTGAACCAGCCGAGCCAGGCCCCCGCCGACCTCGACCTCGAGTCGGCCGGCGGCCGCGTGCTCCACGCCGAGCCGATGGAGTCGCACGGCGAGCGCTACGCGCTGATCGACGCCGCTCCCCATCACGGCGGCTGCGCCGGCTGCACGACCGCCCCCACCCCGCGCAGCCCTTCCGCAGCGCTAACCCTCGCGCTCGCGTTGCTCGTACTCATTCAACGTCGACGACTGACGCGCCGAGGCCGCTTCGATCAGGGGCCCCAGAAGCGGCCGCACCGGCGGTCGCGAAGCGACCCTAGCGCTCCGCGCGAGGGCCGTGTCTGGGGTGGGGGTGTCGGGGGCGAAGCCCCCGACGTCAAGTGCCAGTGAACTTGGCGTCGCGGCGTTCGAGGAAGCTTTGCATGCCCTCCATCGCGTCTTCGCTCGTCATCAGGGCGCGGGCGCGATCGAGGAGGCGGAGGGCCTCTGCCGCTTCGCCGTCGGCGAGGGCGCCGCGCACGGACGCGATCGTCGCGCGCACCGCGAGCGGGGCCTGCGCGGCGACGCGCTCGGCGTAGGCGGTCGCGCGCGCGAGCAGCTCCGCGCGCGGCACCACCTCCTGCACGATGCCGGCGCGGAGCGCCTCGTTCGCGTCGAAGACGTCGCCGGTGAGGAGGTGCTTCATCGCGTTGCCGTAGCCCGCGACGGCGGGCATACGCAGCGTCGCTCCGCCGAACGGGAAGATGCCGCGCTTCACCTCCAGCTGCGCGAGCTTCGCGTCGTCCGCCGCGAACCGCACCTCGGTCGCGAGCGCGAGCTCGATCCCGATCGTGTAGCAGTAGCCCTGGATCGCGGTGACGATCGGCTTCGCCGCGCGCCGCGGGCCGAGCCCGAGCGGATCGACGCTCCCCGCAGGGAACAGCGCGCGCCCGGACGCCACCGCGGGCCCCACCTCCGCGAGGTCGAGGCCCGCCGTGAAGTGATCGCCGTGCGCGAACACGACCGCGCACCGCAGCGACGCGTCGTCGTCGAACCGCGTGTACGCCTCC comes from the Labilithrix sp. genome and includes:
- a CDS encoding crotonase/enoyl-CoA hydratase family protein → MERITYEARESGVALIGLNRAAKRNAFDLLMLDELAEAYTRFDDDASLRCAVVFAHGDHFTAGLDLAEVGPAVASGRALFPAGSVDPLGLGPRRAAKPIVTAIQGYCYTIGIELALATEVRFAADDAKLAQLEVKRGIFPFGGATLRMPAVAGYGNAMKHLLTGDVFDANEALRAGIVQEVVPRAELLARATAYAERVAAQAPLAVRATIASVRGALADGEAAEALRLLDRARALMTSEDAMEGMQSFLERRDAKFTGT
- a CDS encoding VWA domain-containing protein, which produces MSKRALVTMLCAVLFMLLPRAARAGGTLYLASDASGNKDTNGTKALDTELPLERTDVELDVAGSIVGATVTQRFKNTYDRPIEVVYVFPLAQRAAVDAMEMKVGKRTITGSVAPREEARAAYTAALHDGRRAALLEQERPNMFTFSVGNIDPGASIDVKLHYFEVAQYDHGTYELVVPTTIGPRFIPAKGVPDADRVTPGYSKSSGAKIGIVAKIDGGAKLESVSTPAWDTEIKQPTAGVAEVKLKNGDLEIPNRDFVLRWRLEADSFASALFTHRSPEDKSGSGYLTLMLEPKHDVVPSEIAPRELVFLLDTSGSMRGPPLAAAVKAVNHAIDELGPHDTFQIIDFADTASTFAPRPIPNTPENRRRGHDYISHLRASGGTNQLAGIHAALSLPGDESRTRYVVFMTDGFIGNDAEVIALTRREIGRAHVFSFGVGSSVNRYLLDEVAIAGRGYAEYMRGDDAAELVDRFYTRIGLPFLTDIEIDWGGLAVTDTRPTALPDLSALSPLVLHARYTKPGEGDVTIKGRVGGRPRTQKLHVVLPAEARDHGAIEKLWARETIAGLERVPRAKLNVVEITRVAVTHGLMSKYTSFVAIDSAGPGNDHGSPLLVNQPSQAPADLDLESAGGRVLHAEPMESHGERYALIDAAPHHGGCAGCTTAPTPRSPSAALTLALALLVLIQRRRLTRRGRFDQGPQKRPHRRSRSDPSAPREGRVWGGGVGGEAPDVKCQ